A genome region from Natranaeroarchaeum sulfidigenes includes the following:
- a CDS encoding endonuclease NucS domain-containing protein: MPIEFGLWRIDNDEFTRVPSGKLDDESRLERLLTKDPNLLGRDLLVIGQQVRTASGNRLDLLGMDADGDLHIIELKRDRTPRDVVAQALDYAGWVRTLTYDDLTEIYNDFDDQRELEEAFSDTLGSHRPEGESGVPEDVNQTHTVTIVASELDAGTERIIQYLAEEYSVPVNAVRFNYYEDDGHEYIGRSWLIDPQDTPEPPTKREPWNGQDYYVSFGHGEHRHWSDARQYGFISGGQGEWYSRTLNQLSIDDRVFVHIPGEGYVGVGTVTQEKTPVTDFEIDTDNSRANILDADLNTPHMGANKDDESLREYLVRIDWIDTHPLTDAYWESGMYANQNTVTKLRNQYTIEHLYQHFDIAE, translated from the coding sequence ATGCCGATTGAATTTGGGTTGTGGCGAATTGACAACGACGAGTTCACGCGTGTTCCCAGTGGGAAACTCGATGACGAATCACGGCTTGAAAGATTATTAACAAAGGATCCAAACCTTCTCGGCCGAGATCTCTTGGTTATCGGTCAACAAGTTCGAACCGCCAGCGGGAACCGCCTTGATCTCCTCGGGATGGATGCCGACGGCGACCTACACATCATCGAACTCAAACGCGACAGAACACCACGTGATGTCGTCGCACAAGCACTCGACTACGCCGGTTGGGTCCGCACACTCACGTACGATGATCTCACCGAGATTTACAACGACTTCGACGACCAGCGCGAACTCGAAGAAGCATTCAGCGACACCCTCGGGTCCCACAGACCAGAAGGTGAATCCGGCGTTCCAGAAGACGTGAATCAAACCCACACCGTGACGATCGTCGCGTCTGAACTCGACGCCGGCACTGAACGCATCATCCAATACCTCGCCGAAGAATACAGCGTTCCGGTCAACGCCGTCCGCTTCAACTACTACGAAGACGACGGACACGAATACATTGGGCGCAGCTGGCTCATCGACCCACAAGACACGCCCGAACCACCAACAAAACGCGAACCCTGGAACGGCCAAGACTACTACGTCTCCTTCGGCCACGGCGAACACCGTCACTGGAGCGACGCGCGACAATACGGGTTCATCTCCGGCGGCCAAGGCGAGTGGTACAGCCGCACTCTCAACCAACTCTCAATCGACGACCGCGTCTTCGTCCACATCCCGGGCGAAGGCTACGTCGGCGTCGGCACCGTCACCCAAGAAAAAACACCAGTCACCGACTTCGAAATCGACACTGACAACAGCCGGGCCAACATCCTTGACGCCGACCTCAACACCCCGCACATGGGCGCGAACAAAGACGACGAATCACTCCGAGAGTATCTCGTCCGTATCGATTGGATCGACACGCATCCTCTGACAGACGCCTACTGGGAATCCGGCATGTACGCCAATCAAAACACCGTCACCAAACTCCGCAATCAATACACCATCGAACATCTCTACCAACACTTCGACATTGCCGAGTAA
- a CDS encoding ATP-binding protein, which produces MATQTGKFDLNMEEVLEAWGPADATREILANALDEHALTGGSDPEVSQDEEGRWHIRDYGRGLRYEHLTQSEDDEKLANPDTVIGKFGVGLKDALATYHRHGIEVTIHSSHNTFTIEEAPKHGFEEISTLHVTIDPPEKDIDGTDVVLDGISETAIEDAKSNFIRYSNLDLLESTGFGDVYQVEEGEAAGVYVTGLKVAEEPNFLFSYDITNTTKKIRDALNRERSNVGRTAYTSRVKKILQACDSEAVAKRLVDDLQRFTDGETHDELGWKPIQLHAVRILNARQDVVVTTVDEQQKHRELLDQAKDDGHSVVTVPDRIRAELSETADVDGNQIRDVTVYENEYNDSFEFDWVDDSSLTAEELAIWESRDEILEIVGRPQDYEYRIASQFRATDNDQTQGLHEPGEQRIIVHRDVLADQAEFIGVFLHELAHTRTPFPDQTREFENVLTELLGEVGVEALS; this is translated from the coding sequence ATGGCGACTCAAACTGGAAAGTTCGACTTGAATATGGAGGAAGTCCTTGAGGCATGGGGGCCAGCTGATGCTACCCGCGAAATTCTTGCGAACGCCCTTGATGAGCACGCACTCACCGGCGGATCTGATCCCGAGGTGTCACAAGACGAAGAGGGTCGCTGGCACATCCGAGACTACGGTCGAGGCCTGCGTTATGAGCATCTCACCCAATCAGAAGACGATGAAAAGCTGGCGAACCCTGATACTGTCATCGGGAAATTCGGTGTCGGCCTGAAAGACGCTCTCGCCACCTACCATCGGCACGGCATCGAAGTCACGATTCACTCCTCACACAACACGTTCACAATCGAAGAAGCTCCAAAGCACGGGTTTGAAGAGATCTCTACCCTGCATGTAACCATCGACCCGCCAGAAAAAGATATCGACGGTACGGATGTCGTCCTTGACGGGATTTCTGAAACCGCAATCGAAGATGCAAAATCGAACTTCATCCGTTACTCTAACCTGGATCTCCTGGAATCTACAGGATTTGGTGATGTTTATCAAGTTGAAGAAGGGGAAGCAGCGGGAGTGTACGTAACCGGTCTCAAAGTCGCTGAAGAACCGAATTTTCTGTTCTCGTACGACATCACGAACACAACGAAGAAAATCCGTGACGCGCTGAACCGCGAGCGATCCAACGTCGGGCGAACCGCGTACACGTCCCGCGTTAAAAAGATCCTCCAAGCCTGTGATTCCGAAGCTGTCGCCAAACGCCTCGTCGATGACCTACAACGGTTCACCGACGGTGAAACACATGACGAGCTCGGGTGGAAGCCGATACAGTTGCACGCGGTTCGGATTCTCAACGCCAGACAAGATGTCGTCGTCACAACCGTTGACGAGCAGCAGAAGCATCGGGAGCTCCTCGACCAGGCGAAAGACGACGGGCACTCCGTGGTAACCGTGCCGGACCGAATCCGAGCCGAACTCTCAGAGACTGCAGACGTCGACGGCAACCAAATCCGCGATGTCACAGTCTACGAGAACGAATACAACGACAGCTTCGAGTTCGACTGGGTCGACGACTCCTCACTTACCGCTGAAGAACTGGCAATCTGGGAGTCACGAGACGAGATCCTAGAAATCGTCGGGCGACCACAGGACTACGAGTATCGCATAGCGAGTCAGTTCCGAGCCACCGACAATGACCAGACACAAGGACTTCACGAGCCCGGTGAACAACGAATCATCGTCCATCGTGATGTCTTAGCCGATCAGGCGGAATTCATCGGTGTCTTCCTTCATGAACTCGCGCACACCAGAACTCCGTTCCCTGATCAAACACGTGAGTTCGAGAACGTACTTACAGAACTACTCGGGGAGGTAGGTGTGGAGGCACTTTCGTAA
- a CDS encoding HNH endonuclease, with product MFGGATRYVETLDALVSFVEAHRPTTDELVGWHRGQFANVSSRDSIMRRISYLQQVGFIEQVGEQWRLGDAGRDYIQNGDTETLLRIMCDRNVGLRSLLYALSAGPMTIAEVSHQQLDTHPELGWSRGETDMAKQRTNWLRSMGLVEKRGDEYALTEDGLRFVEGAVVEWADSEWMSTPKEGEMVAGTYATTIHARAVDPEFRATVISRHDRECPVSGVDHPGLLDVAHVLSWSEYPKYRADLTNVLPLSKTHHAAFDRELFTIDRDYRLHVNPSFETESELLQRTIIEQEGERIPLPDESLDPEYLEQHNAALAWV from the coding sequence ATGTTCGGCGGTGCAACCCGGTACGTCGAAACGTTGGATGCGCTTGTGTCGTTCGTAGAGGCTCATAGGCCGACAACTGACGAGCTCGTAGGGTGGCACCGCGGCCAGTTTGCGAACGTGTCGAGTCGAGACTCGATTATGCGGCGGATTTCCTACTTGCAACAGGTTGGCTTCATTGAACAGGTTGGTGAGCAGTGGCGACTCGGTGATGCGGGCCGGGACTACATTCAGAACGGCGATACGGAGACGCTGCTGCGGATCATGTGTGATCGGAATGTTGGCTTGCGAAGTCTTCTATATGCGCTCTCTGCTGGGCCGATGACGATCGCTGAGGTCAGTCACCAGCAGTTGGATACACACCCAGAGCTGGGATGGAGTCGTGGAGAGACGGATATGGCGAAACAACGGACGAACTGGTTGCGGAGTATGGGGCTCGTTGAGAAGCGCGGCGACGAGTACGCGTTGACGGAGGACGGCCTACGGTTCGTCGAGGGCGCTGTTGTGGAGTGGGCTGACTCTGAATGGATGTCGACACCGAAAGAGGGTGAAATGGTTGCTGGGACGTACGCGACGACAATCCACGCTCGTGCGGTTGATCCTGAGTTCCGTGCGACGGTGATTTCGCGTCATGACCGGGAGTGCCCGGTTTCGGGTGTTGATCATCCAGGGTTGTTGGACGTGGCGCACGTGCTGTCGTGGAGTGAGTATCCGAAGTACCGGGCGGATTTGACGAACGTGCTCCCGTTGAGTAAAACGCATCACGCTGCGTTCGACCGGGAACTATTCACGATCGACCGGGACTACCGGTTGCACGTGAATCCGTCGTTCGAGACGGAAAGTGAACTCTTGCAACGAACGATTATCGAGCAAGAAGGTGAGCGAATCCCACTCCCTGATGAGAGTCTGGACCCGGAGTATCTTGAACAACACAACGCGGCACTCGCGTGGGTGTGA